From one Streptomyces sp. ICC1 genomic stretch:
- a CDS encoding DUF364 domain-containing protein, whose product MTAPTLREPAVRTLDQLIEHVRTGGYGPDPAQERIALAFTTAQAVRHEGRAGGYRNEVLSLRLAGAVGSCAVEPGALPAEALDDCVGTTVAELLDHPLLPVRIAALDAYLMRVRPHTPDHGARPYPLPAGSSLHRSRARARAVVDLLPSTRVGKVLVIGVVNSLLEQLRERGTGYIPCDLKGGTTEWGEPVRTDALAELERCDAILASGMTLGNGTFQPLLDHAIATGKPLVMFAQTGSAILPRFLGAGVSAVSAEPYPFFWLDGGPGVIHRYGGTR is encoded by the coding sequence ATGACCGCTCCCACCCTGCGCGAGCCCGCCGTCCGCACGCTGGACCAGCTCATCGAACACGTCCGCACCGGCGGCTACGGCCCCGACCCGGCCCAGGAGCGCATCGCGCTCGCCTTCACCACCGCCCAGGCGGTACGCCACGAAGGCCGCGCCGGCGGCTACCGCAATGAAGTCCTCAGCCTGCGCCTGGCCGGGGCCGTCGGATCCTGCGCCGTGGAGCCCGGCGCGCTGCCCGCAGAGGCACTCGACGACTGCGTCGGCACCACCGTGGCCGAACTCCTCGACCACCCGCTCCTCCCCGTACGGATCGCCGCGCTCGACGCCTACCTCATGCGAGTACGCCCGCACACCCCCGACCACGGCGCCCGCCCCTACCCGCTGCCCGCCGGAAGCTCCCTGCACCGCTCCCGAGCCCGGGCCCGCGCGGTCGTCGACCTCCTCCCCTCGACCCGGGTCGGGAAGGTTCTCGTCATCGGCGTCGTCAACTCCCTGCTGGAACAGCTGCGTGAGCGCGGCACCGGCTACATCCCTTGCGACCTCAAGGGTGGAACCACCGAGTGGGGCGAGCCCGTCCGCACGGACGCCCTCGCGGAGCTGGAGCGCTGCGACGCGATCCTCGCCTCCGGCATGACGCTCGGGAACGGCACCTTCCAGCCGCTGCTCGACCACGCCATCGCGACCGGCAAGCCCCTCGTCATGTTCGCGCAGACCGGGAGTGCCATCCTGCCGCGCTTCCTCGGCGCCGGGGTGAGCGCCGTGTCGGCCGAGCCCTACCCGTTCTTCTGGCTCGACGGCGGTCCCGGTGTCATCCACCGCTACGGAGGCACCCGGTGA
- a CDS encoding MFS transporter, with protein sequence MRTLAAARSFPLAVRLLLVNQLGVNTGFYLLIPYLATHLTDDLGMSAAVVGMVLGLRNLSQQGMFLIGGSAADRLGARGVIIAGCALRTLGFALFALGDGLPVLLAASILSGLAGALFNPAVRTYIAQESNDRKAEAFALFNVFATTGALLGPLLGTLLLLVDFKAAALTAAAIFALLTLAQTMVLPARSVPSPSGTVAGDWREVFGNRRFLAFALAMVGMYGMENQLYLLLPHAAHQATGWDGSIGLLFLAGTVVNLLFQLRITRRLKSRGSRARWIATGLAVMGLGFVPPMLVASASGTHPARLLPVLAGALLLHLGVMIAQPFVMELIPAFGRDGLTGTYYGLFYVVSGFAAAIGNMAVGWAMDLGGNSSLAWLPWAFCLCLGLSSAIALAALHRRGALLSLLHLSHPTRPRKDSAPSCTTRPDRNAPSRRP encoded by the coding sequence GTGAGAACCCTCGCCGCCGCACGGAGCTTTCCGCTCGCCGTGCGCCTCCTCCTGGTCAACCAGCTCGGCGTCAACACCGGCTTCTACCTGCTCATCCCGTACCTCGCCACCCACCTCACCGACGACCTCGGCATGTCGGCGGCCGTCGTCGGCATGGTCCTGGGCCTGCGCAACCTCAGCCAGCAAGGAATGTTCCTGATCGGCGGATCGGCCGCCGACCGGCTCGGCGCCCGCGGTGTGATCATCGCGGGATGTGCGCTGCGCACGCTCGGATTCGCCCTGTTCGCGCTCGGCGACGGGCTTCCCGTGCTGCTGGCCGCCTCCATACTCAGCGGGCTCGCCGGGGCCCTCTTCAACCCGGCCGTGCGCACGTACATCGCCCAGGAGTCGAACGACCGCAAGGCGGAGGCGTTCGCGCTGTTCAACGTGTTCGCCACCACGGGAGCGCTGCTCGGGCCCCTCCTCGGCACCCTGCTGCTGCTCGTGGACTTCAAGGCGGCGGCGCTCACCGCAGCGGCCATCTTCGCGCTGCTCACCCTCGCCCAGACCATGGTGTTGCCCGCCCGTTCCGTCCCCAGCCCGTCCGGGACCGTGGCCGGTGACTGGCGGGAGGTCTTCGGCAACCGCAGGTTCCTCGCCTTCGCGCTGGCCATGGTCGGCATGTACGGGATGGAGAACCAGCTCTACCTGCTGCTGCCCCATGCCGCACACCAGGCCACGGGCTGGGACGGCTCCATCGGCCTGCTCTTCCTCGCCGGTACCGTCGTTAACCTGCTCTTCCAGCTGCGCATCACCCGGCGGCTGAAGTCCCGGGGGAGCCGCGCCCGCTGGATCGCCACCGGACTGGCCGTCATGGGGCTCGGCTTCGTCCCGCCCATGCTCGTCGCGAGCGCCTCCGGCACGCACCCGGCGCGCCTGCTGCCCGTACTCGCCGGTGCCCTGCTGCTCCACCTCGGCGTGATGATCGCCCAGCCGTTCGTCATGGAGTTGATACCGGCCTTCGGCCGAGACGGCCTCACCGGCACGTACTACGGCCTGTTCTACGTGGTCTCCGGCTTCGCAGCCGCCATCGGAAACATGGCCGTCGGCTGGGCCATGGACCTCGGCGGGAACAGCAGTCTCGCCTGGCTGCCGTGGGCCTTCTGCCTCTGCCTGGGCCTGTCGTCCGCGATCGCGCTCGCCGCGCTGCACCGCAGAGGCGCCCTCCTGTCTCTTTTACACCTCTCCCACCCCACCCGACCCAGAAAGGACAGCGCCCCGTCATGTACGACCAGACCCGACCGGAACGCTCCATCGCGGCGGCCATGA
- a CDS encoding LysR family transcriptional regulator — protein sequence MLNLERLRTLDALARHGSVSGAADGLHVTTSAVSQQMAKLEREVGQPLLAKNGRGVRLTDAGRLLADHAARIISQVELAQADVEARRGCAVGELRIGAFPTAMRGLLPRTLAALRTDHPELRPRVREQEPEESLAAVVRGDLDLALAIDWHNKRMPVPAELARLHLLDDSVDIAVPAGHRLAGRTGISLSEFGDDDWISWNEGQFCHEWLVYTLRGTGIEPRIAHIAEEHHTQLAFVEAGLGVCVAPRLGRGPVPPGVRLLPVCDSVRRHVYVVWRADAGRRPSIRAAVEALRRTASDGVGQQGAAD from the coding sequence ATGTTGAACCTGGAGCGCCTGCGCACCCTCGACGCCCTCGCCCGCCACGGCTCCGTCAGCGGCGCCGCGGACGGCCTCCACGTCACCACCTCCGCCGTGTCCCAGCAGATGGCGAAACTGGAGCGCGAGGTCGGCCAGCCGCTGCTGGCCAAGAACGGGCGCGGGGTCCGGCTCACCGACGCCGGCCGGCTGCTGGCCGACCACGCGGCCCGGATCATCTCCCAGGTGGAGCTGGCCCAGGCCGACGTGGAGGCCCGGCGCGGCTGCGCGGTCGGCGAACTGCGCATCGGCGCCTTCCCGACCGCCATGCGGGGGCTGCTGCCGCGGACCCTGGCCGCGCTGCGCACGGACCACCCCGAACTGCGGCCCCGCGTACGGGAACAGGAGCCGGAGGAGAGCCTGGCCGCCGTGGTGCGGGGCGACCTCGACCTCGCCCTGGCCATCGACTGGCACAACAAGAGGATGCCGGTGCCCGCGGAGCTCGCCCGGCTGCACCTCCTGGACGACTCCGTGGACATCGCGGTGCCCGCCGGGCACCGGCTGGCCGGGCGCACCGGGATCTCCCTCTCCGAGTTCGGCGACGACGACTGGATCTCGTGGAACGAGGGGCAGTTCTGCCACGAGTGGCTCGTGTACACCCTGCGCGGCACCGGCATCGAGCCCCGGATCGCCCACATCGCCGAGGAGCACCACACCCAACTGGCCTTCGTCGAGGCCGGACTGGGCGTCTGTGTGGCCCCGAGGCTGGGGCGCGGGCCGGTGCCGCCCGGTGTCCGGCTGCTGCCGGTGTGCGACAGCGTCCGCCGCCACGTGTACGTCGTCTGGCGGGCCGACGCCGGGCGGCGGCCCTCGATCCGGGCCGCCGTCGAGGCCCTGCGGCGGACGGCGTCCGACGGCGTCGGGCAGCAGGGGGCCGCAGACTAG
- a CDS encoding PP2C family protein-serine/threonine phosphatase, producing MTLAGILEASEAAAPVESLDVVARMLREHIGAASVSFLITDFTGNSVVRLGAADRVETDEPAQRIPLRGTLYDDVIRSQQPKVEHRGESRLVRVVAPVTNRGDAIGLLELFLPAVPDAEVMREIGETAHALAYIVIANRSHTDVYQWGRRTKPLSLAAEIQHRLLPASLACEAAQFAVAGALEPAEHVGGDTFDYVIDRDTVQLSVTDAMGHDVDAALLATLVVGALRRARREGADLAEQARQADQAMRDHGRSGFVTGQLLRISLLDGRTEFVNAGHPWPLRMRDGKVEEIVPKVDRAFGLNIEPSQPNTYRVQTLDLRPGDRLIMLTDGMLERDAESLDLSDLIIRTRELHPREAARTLIKAIVDAGDGHLDDDATVMCLDWRGVHNSERDAANGADLTDASPPSTTRWPAPQRQ from the coding sequence ATGACTCTGGCGGGGATACTGGAGGCGTCGGAGGCCGCGGCGCCGGTGGAGTCGCTCGACGTGGTGGCACGGATGCTCAGGGAGCACATCGGGGCGGCGTCGGTGTCGTTCCTGATCACTGACTTCACCGGCAATTCGGTCGTACGGCTGGGAGCGGCGGACCGCGTCGAGACCGATGAGCCGGCCCAGCGGATCCCGCTGCGCGGCACCCTGTACGACGACGTGATCCGCAGCCAGCAGCCGAAGGTGGAACACAGAGGCGAGAGCCGGCTGGTGCGGGTCGTCGCTCCAGTGACCAACCGCGGGGACGCCATCGGACTCCTGGAACTGTTCCTGCCCGCGGTACCGGACGCGGAGGTGATGCGGGAGATCGGCGAAACCGCGCACGCGCTTGCGTACATCGTCATCGCGAACCGGTCCCACACCGACGTGTACCAGTGGGGCCGGCGCACCAAGCCGCTGAGCCTGGCAGCCGAGATCCAGCACCGGCTGCTCCCCGCGTCACTGGCGTGCGAGGCGGCGCAGTTCGCGGTCGCCGGGGCCCTGGAACCCGCCGAGCATGTCGGGGGCGACACCTTCGACTACGTCATCGACCGGGACACCGTCCAGCTGTCGGTGACCGACGCCATGGGCCACGACGTTGACGCCGCGCTGCTCGCCACCCTGGTCGTGGGCGCCCTGCGACGGGCCCGACGGGAAGGTGCCGACCTCGCTGAGCAGGCCCGCCAAGCCGACCAGGCCATGCGTGACCACGGCCGCAGCGGCTTCGTCACCGGCCAGCTGCTGCGCATCAGCCTCCTCGACGGCCGGACCGAGTTCGTCAACGCCGGGCACCCCTGGCCACTGCGGATGCGAGACGGCAAGGTCGAGGAGATCGTTCCGAAAGTCGACCGGGCGTTCGGCCTCAATATCGAACCCTCACAGCCCAACACCTACCGGGTGCAGACCTTGGACCTTCGGCCCGGCGACCGGCTGATCATGCTGACCGACGGCATGCTGGAGCGCGACGCCGAGAGCCTCGACCTGTCGGACCTGATCATTCGCACCCGCGAACTGCACCCCCGCGAAGCCGCCCGCACCCTCATCAAAGCGATCGTCGACGCCGGCGACGGCCACCTCGACGACGACGCCACCGTCATGTGCCTGGACTGGCGCGGCGTCCACAACTCCGAACGTGATGCCGCCAACGGTGCCGACCTCACCGACGCCTCACCACCGTCAACGACACGATGGCCCGCTCCTCAGCGGCAGTAA
- a CDS encoding GNAT family N-acetyltransferase, whose amino-acid sequence MGNLMQDQELGPYVVRHARAQDVPGARSVMLDTFYGEFDYGYVPRWHSDVVDIDGTYLEDPRHTLVVAVRDGEVVGTTALHSRGPAHPPHPRWLAERYPSGRTAQLLRVYVRPDHRRHGLARAMVRTACEFAAAVPGYESIYLHTNVDIPGAEAFWRSLATEVCDARTTGEHGGFGTVHFEILIPATTYALGVPAAVRT is encoded by the coding sequence ATGGGGAATCTGATGCAGGATCAAGAACTCGGCCCGTACGTGGTGAGGCACGCCAGGGCGCAGGACGTGCCCGGCGCGCGCAGCGTCATGCTCGACACCTTCTACGGGGAGTTCGACTACGGGTACGTGCCCCGATGGCACTCCGACGTCGTCGACATCGACGGCACGTACCTCGAAGACCCGCGCCACACCCTCGTCGTGGCAGTACGGGACGGTGAGGTCGTGGGCACCACCGCGCTGCACTCCCGGGGCCCCGCCCACCCGCCGCACCCGCGATGGCTCGCCGAGCGCTACCCGTCAGGACGTACCGCGCAACTCCTCCGCGTGTACGTGCGCCCTGACCACCGCCGGCACGGACTGGCCCGCGCCATGGTCCGGACGGCCTGCGAGTTCGCCGCCGCTGTCCCCGGCTACGAGAGCATCTACCTGCACACGAATGTGGACATCCCCGGCGCGGAGGCGTTCTGGCGCAGCCTCGCCACCGAGGTCTGCGACGCCCGCACGACGGGCGAGCACGGCGGCTTCGGGACGGTCCACTTCGAAATCCTCATCCCGGCCACCACTTACGCACTCGGCGTTCCTGCGGCGGTGCGCACCTGA
- a CDS encoding cation:proton antiporter produces MVQAESLFNDATSLVLFRVAVSVAVASSTVSWGSAGGEFALLAGGGTLIGAAVAGVVVLIRRRTQDPVLETAIALVTPYAAYVLAETAHTSGVTSVVVAGVVMGGSGDRLTSARIRLQLHAVYGTVVFLLESVVFSLIGLSLPGLIRELGDENRLWPLYALALAGTLIAVRALWVFPLSALFQRKATRDRTDWRVPAVLSWAGTRGVMPLAAALSIPVAAADGTALAQRPLVLVLTSVLTSSVVVVTLVVQGFTLAPVVRRSGIALEPDHTEREETGARLSLAEAGLRRLDEPPDSKPRPRRSSTASAAPCTPAATTPRTGSATTRDRTSPPTRSTASCAAT; encoded by the coding sequence ATGGTGCAGGCCGAGAGCCTGTTCAACGACGCCACCTCCCTCGTCCTCTTCCGGGTCGCGGTGAGCGTCGCGGTCGCGTCCTCCACGGTCTCGTGGGGAAGCGCGGGCGGCGAGTTCGCCCTGCTCGCGGGAGGAGGCACTCTGATCGGGGCCGCGGTCGCCGGCGTCGTGGTGCTGATCCGGCGCCGCACCCAGGACCCGGTACTGGAAACCGCGATCGCGCTCGTCACCCCGTACGCCGCCTACGTCCTGGCCGAGACGGCCCACACCTCCGGCGTCACCTCCGTGGTCGTGGCGGGCGTCGTGATGGGCGGCAGCGGCGACCGCCTCACCAGCGCCCGCATCCGCCTCCAACTGCACGCCGTCTACGGCACCGTGGTGTTCCTCCTCGAAAGCGTCGTGTTCAGCCTGATCGGGCTCTCCCTGCCGGGCCTCATCCGCGAGCTGGGCGACGAGAACCGGCTCTGGCCGCTCTACGCACTCGCCCTGGCCGGCACGCTCATCGCCGTACGCGCGCTGTGGGTCTTCCCCCTGTCGGCCCTGTTCCAGCGGAAGGCCACACGGGACAGGACCGACTGGCGGGTGCCCGCCGTCCTGTCGTGGGCGGGCACCCGGGGTGTCATGCCGCTGGCAGCGGCCCTGTCCATCCCCGTAGCCGCCGCCGACGGCACTGCCCTGGCCCAGCGCCCGCTGGTCCTGGTGCTGACCTCGGTGCTGACCTCCTCCGTCGTGGTCGTCACCCTCGTCGTCCAGGGCTTCACCCTCGCCCCGGTCGTACGCCGCTCCGGGATAGCCCTCGAACCGGACCACACCGAACGCGAGGAGACCGGCGCGCGGCTGAGCCTCGCCGAAGCGGGACTGCGCCGCCTGGACGAACCTCCGGACTCGAAGCCGCGCCCGAGGCGGTCCTCGACCGCCTCCGCCGCGCCCTGCACGCCCGCCGCGACCACGCCCAGGACCGGCTC
- a CDS encoding enolase C-terminal domain-like protein: MKLSWSTTELELAEPLRISRSVMARRDAVWVTVEHGGLRGWGEAVSSDYLGLPTTRIIEHLVAARPGIERLPDPETAWDEYDAGSPPGLPAGVLAAIEAALLDLVGKRADRPVHQLLGTHEAPAAATARTIGIIAPEAAAAQATRLAAAGFTVLKVKAGHPDPARDLHRVAAVHCAVPGASLLLDPNGAWSEHQALALLPRFAALGVTAVEQPIAPGRPDALARVAKESPVPVIADEDAVSYEDAVALAGRVHGVNVKLAKCGGVRAALRIHEALRGSGTDLMLGCLTASSLGIAPAVHIADRARWVDLDGHLLLADDPWTGIGGADGTVRAASRSGLGVRRADGEAGR; the protein is encoded by the coding sequence ATGAAGCTCAGCTGGAGCACCACGGAACTGGAGCTGGCCGAGCCGCTGCGCATCTCCCGATCGGTGATGGCCCGCCGCGACGCCGTCTGGGTCACCGTCGAACACGGCGGGCTGCGCGGCTGGGGCGAGGCCGTCAGCAGCGACTACCTGGGCCTGCCCACGACCCGGATCATCGAGCACCTGGTCGCCGCCCGCCCGGGCATCGAACGCCTCCCCGACCCCGAGACCGCATGGGATGAGTACGACGCCGGGAGCCCGCCGGGCCTTCCTGCCGGCGTTCTGGCGGCGATCGAGGCGGCCCTGCTCGACCTGGTCGGCAAGAGGGCCGACCGGCCCGTCCATCAGCTGCTCGGCACGCACGAAGCTCCCGCCGCGGCGACCGCCCGTACGATCGGCATCATCGCGCCCGAGGCCGCCGCCGCGCAGGCCACCCGCCTCGCCGCCGCCGGATTCACCGTCCTCAAGGTCAAGGCGGGACACCCCGACCCGGCTCGGGACCTCCACCGCGTGGCCGCCGTCCACTGCGCGGTCCCCGGGGCGAGTCTCCTGCTCGACCCCAACGGCGCCTGGAGCGAACACCAGGCCCTCGCCCTGCTGCCGCGCTTCGCCGCCCTCGGCGTCACCGCCGTGGAACAGCCGATCGCACCCGGCCGCCCCGACGCCCTCGCCCGCGTGGCGAAGGAGTCCCCGGTCCCCGTCATCGCCGACGAGGACGCGGTCTCCTACGAGGACGCCGTCGCGCTGGCCGGACGGGTCCACGGCGTGAACGTCAAACTGGCCAAGTGTGGCGGGGTACGGGCTGCGCTGCGCATCCACGAGGCCCTGCGCGGCAGCGGCACCGATCTGATGCTCGGCTGCCTCACCGCCAGCTCGCTGGGCATAGCGCCCGCCGTCCACATCGCCGACCGGGCCCGCTGGGTGGACCTCGACGGGCACCTGCTGCTCGCCGACGACCCCTGGACCGGAATCGGCGGTGCGGACGGCACCGTACGGGCCGCGAGTCGCTCCGGTCTCGGCGTCAGACGCGCCGACGGGGAGGCAGGACGGTGA
- a CDS encoding ATP-binding protein → MVLPLLVLDQPVPRAGQPTTTVRGAARDFLHRAAQVRAPAQPEYPDAVLLVITELVTNAIRHTEGPAALHLELHDDHIEIRVTDTSPHPAEPRRPQTDGSGGYGCHLIERLTTHTHTEPTPDGGKTICAHAPW, encoded by the coding sequence GTGGTTTTGCCCCTGCTCGTCCTCGATCAGCCCGTGCCACGTGCCGGCCAGCCGACGACGACAGTACGGGGCGCCGCTCGCGACTTCCTCCACCGCGCCGCACAGGTCCGGGCCCCCGCCCAGCCCGAATACCCCGACGCGGTCCTCCTGGTCATCACCGAACTCGTCACCAACGCGATCCGTCACACCGAGGGACCCGCCGCCCTCCACCTCGAACTCCACGACGACCACATCGAGATCCGCGTCACCGACACCAGCCCTCACCCGGCTGAGCCCCGCCGGCCCCAGACCGACGGCAGCGGCGGCTACGGATGTCACCTCATCGAACGCCTCACCACCCACACCCACACCGAACCCACCCCCGACGGCGGAAAGACCATCTGCGCCCACGCCCCCTGGTAG
- a CDS encoding cold-shock protein — protein MAAGTVKWFNAAKGFGFIEQDGGGPDVFAHFSNIAAQDFRELLEGQKVTFDIAPGQKGPTAENIVPA, from the coding sequence ATGGCTGCTGGCACCGTGAAGTGGTTCAACGCGGCAAAGGGCTTCGGCTTCATCGAGCAGGACGGTGGCGGCCCTGACGTGTTCGCCCACTTCTCGAACATCGCCGCCCAGGACTTCCGCGAGCTGCTCGAAGGCCAGAAGGTCACCTTCGACATCGCGCCGGGCCAGAAGGGCCCGACGGCGGAGAACATCGTTCCCGCCTGA
- a CDS encoding pyridoxal-phosphate dependent enzyme translates to MTTAPLLHRPAPGVANPDLLHLIGRTPLARVRTELPYPHPGFWAKLECLSAGGMKARAAVSMLRGARRRGELLPGAPVVESTSGTLGIGLAFAGQALGHPVVLVGDAELEPSMRQLLRTYGAQLELVDRPAPEGGWQAARIARLREVLARMPEAYWPDQYNNPDNPAGYLSMAAELCGQLDHLDVLVCSVGTGGHSSGLVGALRRRWPRLKVIGVDSVGSAIFGQPARPRLMRGLGSSIHPRNVAHHAFDEVHWVGPAEAVDACRRLARTSFVSGGWSTGAVALVSAWAARVEPGAVVATVFPDGPHRYLGTVYDDDFCHAHGLDRAELADRPLEIPHPWATEATGWVRCRTVVDPVAAGRPVVPAPVQGGPA, encoded by the coding sequence GTGACCACCGCGCCCCTGCTGCACCGGCCGGCCCCAGGTGTCGCCAACCCCGACCTGCTCCACCTCATCGGCCGCACCCCGCTCGCCCGGGTCCGCACGGAACTCCCTTACCCCCACCCCGGTTTCTGGGCCAAACTCGAATGTCTGAGCGCCGGTGGGATGAAGGCACGCGCGGCCGTCTCCATGCTGCGCGGTGCCCGTCGGCGTGGGGAGCTGCTCCCCGGCGCCCCCGTGGTCGAGTCGACCTCCGGCACGCTGGGTATCGGCCTGGCCTTCGCCGGGCAGGCCCTCGGTCATCCTGTTGTCCTCGTCGGTGACGCCGAACTGGAGCCCTCGATGCGCCAGTTGCTGCGCACCTACGGTGCCCAGCTGGAGCTCGTCGACCGGCCCGCCCCCGAGGGCGGCTGGCAGGCCGCCAGGATCGCCCGGCTCCGCGAGGTCCTGGCGAGGATGCCGGAGGCCTACTGGCCGGACCAGTACAACAACCCCGACAACCCGGCCGGGTACCTGTCGATGGCCGCCGAACTGTGCGGCCAACTGGACCACTTGGACGTCCTGGTGTGCAGTGTCGGCACCGGCGGCCACAGCTCCGGACTGGTCGGTGCGCTGCGCCGGCGCTGGCCGCGGCTCAAGGTGATCGGCGTCGACTCCGTGGGCTCGGCGATCTTCGGCCAGCCCGCCCGGCCCCGTCTGATGCGCGGACTCGGCAGCAGCATCCACCCCCGCAACGTCGCCCACCACGCCTTCGACGAGGTCCACTGGGTCGGCCCGGCCGAAGCGGTCGACGCCTGCCGCAGGCTCGCCCGTACCAGCTTCGTCAGCGGCGGCTGGAGCACCGGAGCCGTCGCCCTCGTCTCCGCCTGGGCGGCCCGGGTGGAACCGGGCGCCGTCGTCGCGACGGTCTTCCCGGACGGGCCGCACCGCTACCTGGGGACCGTCTACGACGACGACTTCTGCCACGCCCACGGCCTGGACCGAGCCGAACTCGCCGACCGCCCCCTGGAGATCCCGCACCCGTGGGCGACCGAGGCGACCGGCTGGGTCCGCTGCCGCACCGTCGTCGACCCGGTGGCGGCCGGCCGTCCCGTCGTACCCGCGCCCGTGCAAGGAGGTCCGGCATGA
- a CDS encoding DUF2267 domain-containing protein, translating to MYDQTRPERSIAAAMTYDQLLERVRYEGAYPTRERAEEAVRTVIAALGRQITGDERVDLARRLPVEAALTLTAQIPDTEQLTGWGFIKDLAARTGATPATTRWDTGAVLAPVSALAGPDLLARILRRLPDGYALLFGQPQLLQPQPATA from the coding sequence ATGTACGACCAGACCCGACCGGAACGCTCCATCGCGGCGGCCATGACGTACGACCAGCTGCTCGAACGCGTCCGCTACGAGGGCGCCTACCCCACCCGCGAACGCGCCGAGGAAGCCGTCCGAACCGTTATCGCCGCTCTCGGACGGCAGATCACAGGCGACGAACGCGTCGACCTCGCCCGCCGCCTGCCCGTCGAAGCCGCGCTCACCCTGACCGCGCAGATCCCCGACACCGAGCAGCTCACCGGATGGGGGTTCATCAAGGACCTGGCCGCCCGTACCGGCGCCACACCGGCCACCACCCGCTGGGACACCGGCGCCGTCCTCGCCCCCGTCTCCGCCCTCGCCGGCCCCGACCTCCTCGCCCGCATCCTGCGCCGGCTCCCCGACGGCTACGCCCTCCTCTTCGGCCAGCCACAACTGCTCCAGCCCCAGCCGGCAACCGCCTGA
- a CDS encoding ATP-grasp domain-containing protein: protein MGHLLVIESWVGSMSRLLPRAIREGGHEFTFVTRDLHHYLRGAGADGPHPLLAARNIITADTNDMNALLPYLERLHAVLGFDGVVSSCDYYLPAVARTAERLGLPGPAAESVEAACRKDLTRRVLAEAAVPGPRFAVCGDVAHALTAAREIGYPLVVKPVDLCAGMLVREVRDEGELEAACRALAEFPVNARGQDRSPVFLLEELLTGPEVSVETVSFGGATHVVGVTDKSVGGAPAFIETGHMFPAGISPALEREAVDTAVAAIKGLGLDHMVCHTEIKLTPQGPRVVEVNPRPAGNRITELVRHVTGVDLAAACVDVALGRTPDLTARVTGVRSAAIVFLLPDTTGTLTAIDGADGLREEPEVLELTLAEPGRTVRAVTSNNEYLGHIMTADTQGGGARETAERLLSRLRPRYQECPAQECPAQERPAEECPAELPSAVPA from the coding sequence GTGGGACATCTGCTGGTTATCGAGAGCTGGGTGGGGTCGATGAGCAGGCTGCTGCCCAGGGCGATCCGCGAAGGCGGACACGAGTTCACCTTCGTCACCCGGGACCTGCACCACTACCTGCGGGGCGCCGGAGCCGACGGCCCGCACCCGCTGCTGGCGGCGCGCAACATCATCACCGCGGACACCAACGACATGAACGCACTGCTGCCGTACCTGGAGCGGCTGCACGCCGTGCTGGGCTTCGACGGGGTCGTCTCCTCCTGCGACTACTACCTGCCGGCGGTGGCGCGCACGGCCGAGCGACTGGGCTTGCCCGGCCCCGCCGCCGAATCGGTCGAGGCGGCCTGCCGCAAGGACCTGACCCGCCGGGTGCTGGCCGAGGCCGCGGTGCCCGGCCCCCGCTTCGCGGTCTGCGGTGATGTGGCGCACGCGCTGACAGCCGCCAGGGAGATCGGGTATCCGCTGGTCGTCAAGCCTGTCGACCTGTGCGCTGGGATGCTGGTTCGCGAGGTCCGCGACGAGGGGGAACTGGAGGCGGCCTGCCGGGCGCTGGCCGAGTTCCCCGTCAACGCGCGGGGCCAGGATCGTAGCCCCGTCTTCCTCCTCGAAGAACTCCTCACCGGCCCCGAAGTCAGTGTCGAGACCGTCTCGTTCGGCGGCGCCACGCACGTGGTCGGGGTCACGGACAAAAGCGTGGGCGGGGCCCCGGCCTTCATCGAAACCGGCCACATGTTCCCGGCGGGGATCTCGCCGGCGCTGGAGCGGGAGGCCGTCGACACCGCAGTGGCGGCGATCAAGGGCCTTGGGCTGGACCACATGGTCTGCCACACCGAGATCAAACTGACCCCCCAAGGGCCCCGGGTGGTCGAGGTGAACCCCCGCCCGGCCGGCAACCGGATCACCGAGCTGGTCCGCCATGTCACGGGTGTCGACCTGGCCGCCGCGTGTGTGGACGTGGCCCTCGGCCGGACCCCCGACCTCACGGCCCGAGTCACCGGCGTGCGCAGCGCCGCCATCGTCTTCCTGCTCCCCGACACCACCGGAACTCTCACCGCCATCGACGGCGCCGACGGCCTACGCGAGGAGCCCGAGGTCCTGGAGCTCACCCTCGCCGAGCCGGGCCGCACGGTGCGCGCCGTGACCAGCAACAACGAGTACCTCGGCCACATCATGACCGCCGACACCCAGGGCGGCGGCGCCCGCGAGACGGCCGAGCGGCTGCTCTCCCGCCTGCGCCCCAGGTATCAAGAGTGTCCGGCTCAAGAGTGTCCGGCTCAAGAGCGTCCGGCTGAAGAGTGTCCGGCCGAGCTGCCGTCGGCGGTGCCCGCATGA